From a single Triplophysa rosa linkage group LG17, Trosa_1v2, whole genome shotgun sequence genomic region:
- the dusp2 gene encoding dual specificity protein phosphatase 2 translates to MGIGDPLEISGGELVHILRTPCDFFTSGGCIVLDCRPFLAFSRSHIIESRNVNWNSMLRRRSKSSVVSLEWLVADKSLLAQLRNGDFSPVVVLDENSRSVRDLKSESLASLLISALQLEVQPGSTQICFLQGGFDGFFSHYPELCFNLPVMCSNHPALSDPEPIVSGRKTPLYDQGGPVELLPFLFLGSAHHSSRRETLERCGITAVLNVSSSCPNLFEEELQYKTLKVEDSLAADIRVLFPEAIHFIESVKESGGRVLVHCQAGISRSATICLAYLIHARRVRLDEAFDFVKRRRQVISPNLAFMGQLLQFETDVLCPFSVLDRENSAAAF, encoded by the exons ATGGGCATTGGCGACCCTCTCGAGATTTCAGGTGGTGAGTTAGTTCACATTTTGCGGACTCCCTGTGACTTCTTCACGTCCGGAGGATGTATCGTGTTGGACTGTCGGCCTTTCCTCGCCTTCTCCCGGTCGCACATCATCGAGTCTCGCAACGTGAACTGGAACTCAATGCTGAGGCGCAGATCCAAGAGCTCCGTGGTGTCTCTCGAATGGCTGGTGGCCGATAAGTCGCTGCTGGCCCAGCTACGGAACGGGGACTTCTCTCCGGTGGTCGTCCTGGATGAAAACAGTCGGTCGGTCAGAGATCTGAAGAGTGAGAGTCTGGCCAGTCTCCTGATCAGTGCCCTTCAATTAGAGGTCCAGCCTGGATCTACTCAGATCTGCTTTTTACAAG GTGGATTTGATGGATTCTTTTCACATTACCCAGAGCTTTGTTTTAACCTTCCGGTCATGTGTTCAAATCATCCTGCTCTCAGTGACCCGGAGCCCATCGTGTCAGGAAGAAAGACTCCTCTCTATGATCAG GGCGGTCCAGTTGAGCTCCTTCCCTTCCTCTTTCTGGGCAGCGCTCATCACTCGTCCAGAAGGGAAACTCTGGAGCGATGTGGGATTACGGCTGTTCTTAACGTTTCCTCCTCCTGTCCAAACCTGTTCGAGGAAGAACTTCAGTACAAGACGCTAAAGGTCGAAGACAGTCTAGCTGCAGATATACGTGTGCTCTTTCCTGAAGCAATCCATTTCATTG AGTCGGTTAAAGAAAGTGGTGGCCGAGTGTTGGTCCACTGTCAGGCAGGGATCTCCAGGTCAGCGACCATCTGCCTGGCATACCTGATACATGCCCGCCGTGTCCGCCTTGACGAGGCTTTTGACTTTGTGAAACGCCGCAGACAAGTCATCTCACCCAACCTGGCTTTCATGGGCCAACTGCTGCAGTTCGAGACAGACGTTCTGTGCCCTTTTTCTGTACTAGACCGAGAAAACAGCGCTGCTGCATTCTAG